Proteins encoded within one genomic window of Nordella sp. HKS 07:
- a CDS encoding polysaccharide biosynthesis C-terminal domain-containing protein: MSSAPTIRGSISIILVRITGAGLALLAQVIASRIIGAEEFGRYSLMLVWLLLLGHGATAGTNPLLCRYIAQYLKSGDMPAIAGLLRWAISVVLAVGTTLGLSAVLLIHTGIIAVGPETILLATLAFSAVPLLVLQDFLEAIARGVDRPALGIAPAYLVRHLAIIFGLLSAFLLGCQAGAVTVMSMTIIGLVISLVIQFILLHHHVAGLLRGTLPVYRQHEWYRTALPMALGEAAELLFMNADILILGMFVGPELIAYYFAATRLAQVLTYVPYGMSAVTAQRMAALAESRERGRLQALIDHTTLVSGGLAILAALGMAVLAPYLLALFGNDYAQAAPLVIILAGGIAFACLLGPGEDTLNMLGQERAGLICIAAALAVNLALNFLLVPRMGPAGAAWASAIALAARGLLAAGFAKRNLNLYLPLGASRLAGT; the protein is encoded by the coding sequence ATGTCCAGCGCGCCCACAATCAGAGGCAGCATTTCCATTATCCTGGTCCGAATCACCGGCGCCGGGTTGGCCCTGCTTGCCCAGGTCATCGCCTCGCGGATCATCGGCGCGGAGGAGTTCGGGCGTTATAGCCTGATGCTTGTGTGGTTGCTCTTGCTGGGGCACGGCGCGACGGCTGGAACCAATCCCCTGCTCTGCCGCTACATCGCGCAATATCTGAAGTCCGGCGACATGCCCGCAATAGCCGGATTGCTGCGCTGGGCGATCTCAGTCGTGCTGGCAGTCGGCACAACGCTTGGGCTGAGCGCCGTTCTCCTGATCCACACGGGCATAATTGCCGTAGGCCCCGAAACGATCCTGCTGGCAACGCTGGCTTTCAGCGCCGTTCCGCTGCTCGTCCTGCAGGATTTTCTGGAAGCCATCGCACGCGGCGTCGACCGTCCGGCGCTCGGAATTGCGCCGGCCTACCTGGTTCGGCACCTGGCGATTATTTTCGGCTTACTTTCCGCCTTTCTGCTCGGTTGTCAGGCCGGTGCGGTGACGGTGATGAGCATGACGATCATCGGCCTCGTCATCAGCCTCGTAATACAGTTCATTCTGCTGCACCATCATGTTGCCGGGTTGCTGCGCGGCACTCTGCCGGTCTATCGGCAGCATGAATGGTATCGAACAGCACTTCCAATGGCCCTTGGCGAGGCCGCGGAACTGCTTTTCATGAACGCGGACATACTGATCCTCGGCATGTTCGTGGGGCCGGAACTCATCGCCTATTACTTCGCGGCGACGCGTCTGGCGCAGGTGCTGACCTATGTTCCCTATGGCATGAGTGCCGTGACGGCGCAGCGCATGGCCGCACTTGCCGAAAGCCGCGAGCGCGGGCGGTTGCAGGCGCTGATCGACCATACGACGCTTGTTTCCGGAGGGCTCGCCATACTGGCGGCACTCGGCATGGCCGTGCTGGCCCCCTATCTTCTGGCGCTGTTCGGCAACGATTACGCCCAGGCGGCGCCATTGGTAATCATCCTCGCCGGCGGCATCGCCTTTGCGTGTCTGCTGGGACCTGGAGAAGACACGCTCAACATGCTCGGTCAGGAGCGGGCCGGGCTGATCTGCATAGCGGCAGCGCTCGCCGTCAATCTCGCGCTCAATTTCCTCCTGGTGCCACGCATGGGACCTGCAGGGGCGGCGTGGGCGTCCGCTATTGCGCTCGCCGCCCGGGGGCTGCTCGCCGCCGGCTTCGCCAAGCGCAATCTCAATCTCTATCTCCCGTTAGGCGCCAGCCGGCTGGCGGGTACGTGA
- a CDS encoding GNAT family N-acetyltransferase, producing MNQIVQPHDRLSRRVLDAEAIKALPVEDWDLLSREAVTENPAYSRQYVLAGLETIDTGARVRAVAMSDDNERLVGFFPFRLRILPPFPWPVAVGAQNIYQFAGAPLASRKCTDAVVGAWLDGIKAGAPSRFWTFSNIDLNSGFIESVRAQIGERGLGLRAVAPYRRPSLTGRAGSSEAHSAKVIKKSRVKDIERNLRRLRNIGSVGFERACEPEQVKQRIEQFLAIEQSGWKGENGTAFLSRERDATFARLAFGGEDGAKGLAVVDSLLLDGNPIAMSVNMSSGSTLFTLKCAYDENYRKFSPGLVLEYLVVEEFFKSGTFADMDASTTMDGHVIQELWDSNKPMACVIVGPDDFQLDLLAKGWNAFHNTKRRLRRPLKKLLRVFRKPFFLTYVAIAWSVSWSME from the coding sequence ATGAATCAGATCGTACAACCTCACGACCGCCTTTCGCGCCGCGTGCTTGACGCAGAAGCGATAAAGGCCCTGCCGGTCGAGGATTGGGACCTCCTTTCGCGTGAAGCCGTTACCGAAAACCCCGCCTATTCGCGCCAGTATGTTCTCGCCGGCTTGGAAACAATCGACACTGGTGCCCGTGTGCGCGCCGTCGCCATGAGCGACGACAACGAGCGGCTCGTCGGCTTTTTCCCGTTTCGCCTCCGGATCCTGCCGCCCTTTCCTTGGCCGGTGGCCGTCGGAGCGCAGAATATCTATCAGTTTGCCGGCGCGCCGCTGGCATCGCGCAAGTGCACAGATGCAGTCGTCGGCGCATGGCTCGACGGCATCAAGGCAGGCGCGCCAAGCCGCTTCTGGACATTTTCGAATATCGACCTGAACAGCGGCTTCATCGAAAGCGTCAGGGCGCAAATAGGCGAACGCGGCCTGGGTCTGCGCGCTGTCGCGCCCTATCGGCGGCCAAGTCTGACCGGCAGGGCCGGAAGCTCTGAAGCACACAGCGCCAAGGTCATCAAGAAAAGCCGCGTTAAGGACATAGAGCGCAATCTGCGGCGATTGCGAAATATTGGCTCGGTCGGTTTCGAGCGCGCCTGCGAACCGGAGCAGGTAAAGCAGCGTATCGAGCAGTTTCTCGCCATCGAGCAATCGGGCTGGAAAGGTGAGAACGGCACAGCGTTTCTGTCAAGGGAGCGAGATGCAACCTTTGCCCGACTGGCGTTCGGAGGCGAGGACGGCGCCAAGGGGCTGGCCGTCGTGGACAGCCTGCTTCTGGACGGCAATCCGATCGCCATGAGCGTCAACATGTCCAGCGGCTCGACTCTCTTCACCCTCAAATGCGCATATGATGAAAACTACCGGAAATTCAGCCCCGGACTGGTGCTCGAGTATCTGGTGGTCGAGGAGTTCTTCAAGAGCGGCACATTCGCCGATATGGACGCGTCCACGACCATGGACGGCCATGTCATTCAGGAGCTCTGGGACAGCAACAAGCCTATGGCGTGTGTGATCGTCGGCCCTGATGATTTCCAACTGGACCTGCTGGCGAAGGGCTGGAACGCCTTCCACAATACAAAACGAAGGCTGAGACGCCCACTGAAGAAGTTGCTCCGGGTATTCCGGAAGCCGTTCTTCTTAACTTACGTGGCGATAGCGTGGTCCGTGAGCTGGAGTATGGAATAG
- a CDS encoding site-2 protease family protein, with translation MQNTIYLITIWALPVIIAITFHEAAHAYAARRLGDDTAWRLGRVSLNPLKHIDPFGTVLLPGILLLTQAPFLFGYAKPVPVDFRALGHPRRDMALVAAAGPAMNILIATLAALAFHVVGYLPSLAAQWLADNLKNALIINVVLAVFNLFPIPPLDGGRILVGILPRVLAAPLARLEPYGFIILIGLFIVLPMVGPQLGLDLDAATQVLSSSVGTVIGWILAVTGHG, from the coding sequence ATCCAGAATACCATCTATCTCATCACCATCTGGGCCCTTCCGGTGATCATCGCGATCACCTTTCACGAGGCCGCGCATGCCTATGCCGCGCGTCGTCTGGGCGACGACACGGCTTGGCGGCTGGGGCGCGTGAGCCTCAATCCCCTGAAGCATATCGACCCGTTCGGCACGGTGCTGCTCCCGGGCATCCTGCTGCTGACGCAGGCCCCTTTCCTGTTCGGCTATGCCAAGCCGGTGCCGGTCGATTTCCGGGCACTCGGGCATCCCCGACGCGATATGGCGCTGGTCGCGGCGGCGGGACCGGCGATGAATATCCTCATCGCGACACTCGCCGCCCTGGCCTTCCATGTCGTCGGCTACCTTCCCTCGCTCGCCGCGCAGTGGCTGGCGGACAACTTGAAGAATGCCCTGATCATCAATGTCGTGCTGGCCGTCTTCAATCTCTTTCCGATCCCGCCGCTCGATGGTGGGCGCATCCTGGTGGGCATACTTCCCCGGGTGCTCGCAGCCCCCCTCGCCAGGCTCGAGCCTTATGGTTTCATCATCCTGATCGGCCTGTTCATCGTCCTGCCGATGGTCGGGCCACAGCTCGGCCTCGATCTCGACGCCGCCACGCAGGTTCTCTCTTCCTCGGTGGGGACCGTCATAGGCTGGATACTCGCGGTCACCGGTCATGGCTGA
- a CDS encoding MFS transporter: MRASCEETPVTLLPPVAATPGDVDSPYAWLRLVLTLLLGTVACVGTWSVIVVLPSLQTEFGTLRGGASLPFTGAMLGFAAGGILMGRLVDRLGIVVPVLIGAALICAGYVLAALTSSIWQFALLSAVIGFGSAAGFAPLISDLSHWFRKRRAVAVSFAASGSYLAGAVWPLVIEHFQSAYGWRAVHVGIGLFVPIAMVPLGLALNRKPAATSYAAAEAATEAAREELGLSARRLQGVLVVAGFACCMAMSMPQVHLVAYCGDLGYGVAVGAQIVSLMLGLGVVSRVGSGVIADRIGAGPMLLIGSAMQAVALLLYLFFDSLSSLWVIAGLFGLFQGGIVPMYAVIIRQFLPPREAGARISLVLTATVLGMACGGLAAGFIYDATQSYRLAFLHGLLWNLVNLALIGWLLVWPKWRRRNHAVRVG, encoded by the coding sequence ATGCGCGCTAGTTGTGAGGAAACGCCCGTGACCCTATTGCCCCCTGTGGCCGCCACGCCTGGCGACGTAGATTCGCCCTATGCCTGGCTGCGCCTCGTCCTCACTTTGCTGCTGGGCACCGTGGCCTGTGTCGGCACCTGGTCGGTCATCGTGGTGTTGCCCTCCCTGCAGACGGAATTCGGGACGCTGCGGGGCGGCGCTTCCTTGCCCTTTACCGGCGCGATGCTCGGCTTCGCCGCCGGCGGCATCTTGATGGGACGCCTGGTGGACCGGCTCGGCATCGTCGTACCCGTGCTGATCGGCGCGGCTCTCATCTGCGCCGGCTATGTCCTCGCCGCGCTCACCTCCAGCATCTGGCAGTTCGCGCTGCTTTCGGCTGTGATCGGCTTCGGTTCGGCCGCGGGCTTCGCGCCGCTGATCTCCGACCTTTCACATTGGTTCAGAAAGCGCCGGGCGGTCGCTGTGTCTTTCGCCGCTTCGGGCAGCTATCTCGCCGGTGCGGTATGGCCACTGGTGATCGAGCATTTCCAGTCCGCCTATGGTTGGCGCGCCGTCCATGTCGGCATCGGCCTGTTCGTGCCCATCGCAATGGTGCCGCTCGGCCTGGCGCTCAACCGCAAGCCCGCCGCAACCAGTTATGCCGCCGCCGAGGCCGCCACGGAGGCGGCCCGCGAGGAACTCGGTCTCTCGGCTCGCCGGCTGCAAGGTGTGCTCGTCGTGGCCGGCTTTGCCTGCTGCATGGCGATGTCGATGCCGCAGGTCCACCTCGTCGCCTATTGCGGCGATCTCGGCTACGGCGTGGCGGTGGGCGCGCAGATCGTCTCGCTCATGCTGGGCCTCGGCGTGGTCAGCCGCGTGGGCTCCGGCGTGATCGCCGACCGCATCGGCGCCGGACCGATGCTGCTGATCGGCTCAGCGATGCAGGCGGTGGCGCTGCTGCTCTATCTGTTCTTCGACAGCCTGTCCTCGCTCTGGGTGATCGCGGGCCTGTTCGGCCTGTTCCAAGGCGGCATCGTGCCGATGTATGCGGTGATCATCCGCCAGTTCCTGCCGCCGCGCGAAGCTGGTGCACGCATCAGCCTGGTCCTCACGGCGACGGTGCTGGGCATGGCCTGCGGCGGGCTGGCGGCAGGCTTCATCTACGACGCCACGCAGTCCTACCGGCTCGCCTTCCTGCATGGGCTGCTGTGGAACCTGGTGAACCTGGCGCTGATAGGCTGGCTGCTGGTCTGGCCGAAATGGCGGCGGCGCAACCATGCGGTGAGGGTCGGCTGA
- a CDS encoding ABC transporter permease, producing MSGVLASIAGFTLVARIGAAEPIGGNGFELQAIGAAVIGGASLFGGTGNPLGSLVGELTLGAMQNGLTLQNVPSVWQYVATGVVVILAVLADQITRKRR from the coding sequence CTGTCCGGTGTTCTGGCTAGCATTGCAGGCTTCACTCTGGTCGCCCGCATTGGCGCTGCGGAGCCAATTGGCGGTAATGGGTTCGAACTCCAGGCTATCGGTGCCGCGGTGATCGGAGGTGCCAGTCTGTTTGGTGGCACGGGCAATCCCCTTGGGTCGCTTGTCGGCGAGCTCACTTTGGGCGCCATGCAGAACGGGTTAACCCTTCAGAACGTGCCCTCCGTCTGGCAGTATGTGGCGACCGGCGTGGTGGTTATCCTTGCCGTCCTTGCAGATCAGATCACCCGTAAGCGCCGCTGA
- a CDS encoding heparin lyase I family protein gives MRFSSKIFQCIAVALVFFVVDASAAQKKFKVTGFDKPFLVSNRNQPGGFTMDRDPVDAINKKKVYRFEIVPRKCVSDDCEQQSARASVQQVPEGTLQPKEAWYGWDMYLPTEFPFSTAQTRGHEIFTEFKDQHQCQLVALITNPNRNDDFLSWSMEKPTGQKMTQFGGDCEVVFERPVIRIREVLGGWHRYELFARWSKKNDGKFQLYLDGTEVVNYNGITCWSCDKMNYFLFGNYLCCTPNTQKIARSTVFYRFVSRARTRDGLVWE, from the coding sequence ATGAGATTTTCATCTAAGATTTTCCAATGCATTGCAGTTGCTTTGGTATTTTTTGTGGTCGACGCTTCGGCGGCGCAAAAGAAATTCAAGGTCACCGGTTTCGATAAGCCGTTTCTGGTTTCCAATCGCAACCAACCGGGCGGGTTCACTATGGATAGGGACCCAGTGGACGCGATCAACAAGAAGAAGGTTTACAGGTTCGAAATCGTTCCCCGCAAATGTGTTTCCGACGACTGTGAGCAGCAGTCAGCTCGAGCATCGGTACAGCAGGTGCCGGAAGGCACGTTGCAGCCCAAAGAGGCCTGGTACGGGTGGGACATGTATTTACCCACAGAGTTCCCGTTCAGTACGGCTCAAACCAGAGGCCACGAGATTTTCACCGAGTTCAAGGATCAGCACCAATGTCAGTTGGTGGCGCTTATAACCAACCCCAACCGTAACGACGATTTCTTGTCCTGGTCCATGGAAAAGCCGACAGGCCAAAAAATGACTCAGTTTGGCGGCGACTGCGAAGTAGTTTTTGAGAGACCAGTAATCCGAATTCGAGAGGTCTTGGGTGGATGGCACCGCTATGAACTGTTTGCCCGCTGGTCGAAGAAGAATGATGGCAAATTCCAACTGTACCTGGATGGCACGGAGGTCGTGAATTACAATGGGATTACGTGCTGGTCGTGTGACAAAATGAACTATTTCCTGTTCGGCAACTATCTCTGTTGCACTCCAAACACCCAGAAGATAGCCCGTTCGACCGTCTTCTATCGTTTTGTCAGCCGCGCAAGGACGCGCGATGGGCTGGTGTGGGAGTAG
- a CDS encoding caspase domain-containing protein, whose protein sequence is MTKLRIFAVFFALLIGWMASPEFAIAAKRLALVIGNSSYTHVPALANPKNDAADMAAKLKDMGFEVVSGIDLDLVALRDLTRKFIKTLSGAEVALFYYAGHGLQVNGENYIVPVDAQMESYEDLEFEAVSMGIVLTAMERNTNVNLVFLDACRDNPLANNLARSMGTRSGSIGRGLARLGSSVGSLIAFATQPGNVALDGTGRNSPFTKALLRHLGTPGQGITQDMVLVRRDVLEATGGKQVPWDSSSLTGDVILVPKLDEKSAKDTGTQNTSGKSAEETGSETAVELAFWDTVKDADDPLMYQTYLEQYPNGAFVPLARVKLKILEAERKSSQDTSKVVETETQQPTSRKTVVASIDTAESGPFDGMWRLTRHATNSSCGWKELSQEFVVKGGKVSGEGLTGTIASNGALNISLGFINNGKPGRNTLKGKVSGAIGSGRFQHVGGSCRGTIRLSKV, encoded by the coding sequence ATGACTAAGCTTCGGATATTTGCGGTCTTCTTTGCCCTTTTGATTGGCTGGATGGCCAGCCCGGAATTTGCCATCGCGGCGAAGCGTCTGGCCCTGGTTATCGGAAATTCGTCCTACACCCACGTTCCTGCGCTGGCAAATCCAAAGAACGATGCTGCCGACATGGCTGCAAAGCTTAAAGACATGGGTTTTGAAGTCGTGAGCGGCATCGATCTCGACCTGGTTGCTCTGCGCGATTTAACACGCAAGTTCATCAAGACACTATCGGGCGCAGAAGTGGCGTTGTTCTACTATGCCGGTCACGGCCTTCAGGTAAATGGCGAGAACTACATAGTGCCTGTGGATGCTCAGATGGAAAGCTATGAAGACCTAGAGTTCGAAGCGGTTTCCATGGGAATTGTGCTCACTGCGATGGAAAGGAACACCAACGTCAACCTCGTATTTCTCGATGCCTGCCGTGACAATCCTCTGGCCAATAACCTCGCTCGTTCTATGGGCACCCGTTCCGGCTCGATCGGGCGCGGACTTGCAAGGCTTGGCAGCAGCGTGGGCTCGCTGATTGCATTCGCCACACAACCTGGCAATGTTGCCCTTGATGGAACAGGCCGAAATTCGCCGTTCACCAAGGCACTGCTCAGGCATCTCGGTACGCCCGGTCAGGGTATCACCCAGGATATGGTCCTTGTGCGTCGCGATGTTCTTGAGGCAACCGGCGGCAAGCAAGTGCCTTGGGATAGCTCCTCGCTGACAGGGGATGTAATTCTCGTTCCAAAATTGGATGAGAAGAGCGCAAAAGACACCGGCACACAAAACACCAGTGGCAAATCAGCGGAAGAAACAGGGTCCGAAACAGCCGTAGAGCTCGCATTCTGGGATACTGTGAAAGATGCGGATGATCCGCTCATGTATCAGACTTATCTTGAACAATATCCGAACGGTGCCTTTGTGCCTCTGGCGCGAGTCAAACTGAAGATACTGGAGGCCGAGCGCAAATCGAGCCAGGACACCAGTAAAGTCGTCGAGACTGAGACGCAGCAACCTACCAGCAGGAAAACGGTCGTCGCGAGCATAGATACGGCTGAGTCAGGACCCTTTGACGGAATGTGGAGATTAACTCGCCATGCGACAAACTCGTCATGCGGATGGAAGGAGCTTTCACAGGAGTTTGTTGTCAAAGGTGGAAAAGTGAGCGGTGAGGGATTGACAGGCACGATCGCATCGAATGGCGCGTTGAATATTTCTCTGGGGTTCATCAACAACGGCAAGCCGGGTCGCAACACTTTGAAAGGTAAGGTCAGCGGAGCGATTGGAAGTGGCCGGTTCCAGCATGTCGGAGGCTCGTGCAGGGGAACCATCCGTCTCTCGAAAGTTTAA
- a CDS encoding adenylate/guanylate cyclase domain-containing protein — MVGNFGGKRFFDYTAIGDTVNTTSRLEGANKYLGTRICVSVNVADAAPSFLFRPAAILYLAGKTKGIKVFEPLNACSPEAAYVDEYREAYDLMTCGKPSASDAFARIVAQHSDDRLAAVHSSRLASGALGADVHLSSK, encoded by the coding sequence GTGGTGGGCAACTTTGGAGGAAAGCGCTTCTTCGACTACACGGCCATTGGCGACACAGTGAATACAACATCGCGCCTGGAAGGAGCAAACAAGTATCTGGGTACCAGGATCTGTGTTAGCGTCAACGTCGCGGATGCAGCTCCATCGTTTCTATTTCGGCCGGCAGCAATATTGTACCTGGCAGGCAAAACCAAGGGAATCAAAGTATTCGAACCATTGAATGCCTGTTCGCCGGAGGCAGCATATGTTGATGAATATCGTGAGGCATACGATCTTATGACATGCGGGAAGCCAAGCGCTAGCGATGCGTTTGCAAGAATTGTGGCGCAGCATTCTGATGATCGACTGGCAGCAGTTCATAGCAGCAGGCTGGCTTCCGGTGCCTTGGGCGCGGATGTTCATTTAAGTTCAAAGTAG
- a CDS encoding CHASE2 domain-containing protein has product MLFLAAAVLLVAGFSRPLENLYRDLLISSVSPFIDPGQDIVIVAITEETLAGLHYRSPIDREFLANLIVHVGKAGPRAVGIDILFDQGTERAKDELLERALENAPFPVVIASAENADGLTDSQVTYLKNFAPGVSRGLVSLARDPLDGVVRGLFAGRENGGVWQPSFVGAIAAAGGASPSAIRSDLAYFRTQHATPYDFPVYPAHLARVLPVQWFTGKYVLIGADLPLDDRHLTPFTALDGVKAGTLPGVVIHAHALAQLLTGDQIVQAGALTVGLLLAAGALVAGWFAWRPLPVLVKPLILLGLIFSIFAGAATLFSRIGVLVPAVWPSVLVTGVFSIVAFMAWHRDNAERRFIRHAFAQYVSPAVVETIIRNPASLRLGGERRTITCVFTDLEGFTGLSETLPPERIAALLNGYLDLVCDQFVKHGATIDKVVGDSVVGFFGAPATQADQAERAVSLALELDTLAQAYRVAAARGGAHLESRASVFIADRLWWATLEESASSTTRPLATQ; this is encoded by the coding sequence GTGCTCTTCCTTGCCGCAGCCGTTCTTTTGGTTGCCGGTTTTTCCCGCCCATTGGAGAATCTATACCGCGATCTCCTCATAAGTTCTGTCTCACCCTTCATCGATCCGGGCCAGGACATTGTGATCGTAGCGATAACCGAAGAGACGCTTGCCGGCCTCCACTATCGCTCACCCATCGATCGTGAGTTCCTGGCAAATCTGATTGTGCATGTAGGAAAAGCTGGGCCAAGGGCTGTTGGTATCGACATTCTGTTCGATCAGGGAACAGAACGGGCCAAAGATGAACTGCTGGAAAGGGCCCTGGAGAATGCCCCATTTCCTGTTGTCATCGCTTCCGCCGAAAATGCCGATGGGCTTACTGATAGTCAGGTCACTTATCTGAAGAATTTCGCGCCCGGCGTATCTCGCGGTCTCGTCTCTCTTGCCCGTGATCCATTGGATGGAGTGGTGCGAGGCTTATTCGCAGGTCGCGAGAACGGTGGCGTGTGGCAGCCGAGTTTCGTCGGTGCAATCGCCGCCGCCGGCGGAGCGAGTCCGTCTGCAATCCGATCAGATCTGGCATATTTCCGTACGCAACATGCGACACCCTATGATTTTCCGGTCTATCCCGCACATTTGGCCCGTGTCCTGCCGGTGCAGTGGTTCACTGGCAAGTATGTGCTGATTGGCGCTGATCTTCCACTGGACGATCGTCATCTTACGCCCTTTACGGCGCTCGACGGGGTAAAGGCCGGCACGCTTCCGGGTGTGGTCATTCATGCGCATGCTTTGGCGCAGTTGCTCACCGGCGATCAGATTGTCCAAGCTGGCGCGCTGACTGTTGGCTTGCTTCTCGCAGCCGGCGCCCTTGTCGCCGGCTGGTTTGCCTGGCGACCGCTGCCGGTACTCGTCAAGCCACTGATATTGCTTGGTCTGATATTCTCAATTTTTGCCGGCGCAGCGACACTGTTCTCGCGCATCGGAGTGCTGGTCCCAGCTGTATGGCCCAGTGTGCTCGTGACAGGCGTTTTTAGCATTGTTGCATTCATGGCTTGGCATCGTGACAATGCCGAGCGGCGCTTCATTCGTCACGCCTTCGCCCAGTATGTGAGCCCGGCAGTCGTCGAAACGATCATTAGAAACCCTGCCAGTCTGCGCCTCGGCGGAGAACGGCGCACCATTACTTGCGTCTTCACAGACCTGGAGGGCTTCACTGGTCTTAGCGAAACTCTGCCGCCGGAGAGAATCGCCGCACTGCTCAACGGCTACTTGGATCTGGTGTGCGATCAGTTTGTGAAACACGGTGCAACCATCGACAAGGTGGTTGGCGACTCGGTTGTAGGCTTCTTTGGTGCGCCCGCCACGCAGGCAGACCAAGCAGAACGCGCCGTTTCGCTCGCGCTTGAACTGGATACACTCGCCCAAGCATATCGAGTCGCAGCGGCCCGCGGCGGTGCCCATCTGGAGTCACGCGCATCGGTATTCATAGCGGACCGGCTGTGGTGGGCAACTTTGGAGGAAAGCGCTTCTTCGACTACACGGCCATTGGCGACACAGTGA
- a CDS encoding MFS transporter, with protein sequence MTRACMPGRRDTFVAAFLGDQSIFITLGNVHDLSKNGRPIEANIGKLSLVRIGLDLVRFVAFWRLWAEIDIDEPSWLTAMSSLRDEMAVAKVIDHHIEAGTGYAAAEAATEAAREELGLSARRLQGVLVVAGFACCMAMSMPQLHLVAYCGDLGYGVAVGAQIVSLMLGLGVVGRVGSGVIAERIGAGPMLLIGSAMQAVALLLYLFFDSLSSLWVIAGLFGLFQGGIVPMYAVIIRQFLPPREAGARISLVLTATVLGMACGGLAAGFIYDATQSYRLFLHGLLWNLVNLALIGWLLVWPKWRRRSQTKGLRSADGRP encoded by the coding sequence ATGACGCGCGCCTGTATGCCGGGCCGCCGCGATACATTTGTCGCAGCGTTCCTGGGTGATCAGTCGATCTTCATCACGTTGGGCAATGTCCATGACTTGTCGAAGAACGGTCGGCCCATAGAAGCGAATATAGGCAAACTATCCCTTGTCCGGATTGGTCTGGACTTAGTTCGCTTCGTGGCCTTTTGGCGCCTTTGGGCCGAAATAGACATCGACGAGCCGTCCTGGTTGACGGCGATGTCCTCTTTGCGGGACGAGATGGCGGTCGCAAAAGTCATCGATCACCACATCGAGGCGGGGACCGGTTATGCCGCCGCCGAGGCCGCCACGGAGGCGGCCCGCGAGGAACTCGGTCTCTCGGCTCGCCGGCTGCAAGGCGTGCTCGTCGTGGCCGGTTTTGCCTGCTGCATGGCGATGTCGATGCCGCAGCTCCACCTCGTCGCCTATTGCGGCGATCTCGGCTACGGCGTGGCGGTGGGCGCGCAGATCGTCTCGCTCATGCTGGGCCTCGGCGTGGTGGGCCGCGTGGGCTCCGGCGTGATCGCCGAGCGCATCGGCGCCGGGCCGATGCTGCTGATCGGCTCAGCGATGCAGGCGGTGGCGCTGCTGCTCTACCTGTTCTTCGACAGCCTGTCCTCGCTCTGGGTGATCGCGGGCCTGTTCGGCCTGTTCCAAGGCGGCATCGTGCCGATGTATGCGGTGATCATCCGCCAGTTCCTGCCGCCGCGCGAAGCTGGTGCACGCATCAGCCTGGTCCTCACGGCGACGGTGCTCGGCATGGCCTGCGGCGGGCTGGCGGCCGGCTTCATCTACGACGCCACGCAGTCCTACCGGCTCTTCCTGCACGGGCTGCTGTGGAACCTGGTGAACCTGGCGCTGATAGGCTGGCTGCTGGTCTGGCCGAAATGGCGGCGGCGCAGCCAGACAAAAGGCCTGCGATCTGCTGACGGCCGTCCATGA